gtctatttgagATAATTCTGTgcctttttttggtcatttagtgtctctttcgtaattgtgtgtctctttatggttgtttttgcCCGTTTTTGTAACTACTCTCTCTGTTCCTTTGCAACTCTTTGTGGTCTTTATGTCTTTTCCTGGTCAGTAGgctacatgttaatttgaggaTTTGTGTTAGGTCCAATCCATCTATGCACCTAAGGGTGGTCTTAGTTTGACCAACAACAACACTTACACAGAACCTAAACATTTAAACTCCATCCTAAGAAAGACCATTAGATAAAGTCGAATACTCAAGAAGAGCTAGTTTCTTGATATTTTTGTCTGATTTAGAGACAGTGATTTATGGCCTATTAATTAGAAAAGCAAGATGCAAATTTGAATGCAGACACTCTGATGTAAAAGGTCCTGCTAACCTAAATCTAGATTAGATTACTAATCTTCATTTAGTAGCTACTAGATTACTAGTGACTCGGTGCTGCACTGCTGCGGGTGCCCATAGCAGTGCGGCACAGAGACGCCCCCTGCTGGTGTGGCGGCTCACTCTTCACAGACTCTCACCGGAAGTGCTATTCCATACTCTGTCAGTGCGGGGAATGCGGCGGGTGAGACCCAGGCAACGCTGTGTACATACAAACTtctgccccccaaaaaaatcaataaatagtTTACGTTCGTCTTTTTATCCAACGTTTGGGGGATTTTACCATTTGTGACTACTAACCCGCAGGAAGTACCGCTCACCAAGCTGAAAATGCCTCGTAGACGACAGGTAGGAACAAATGTAGGTCGCACAAGAGGGTAacgttagcttagttagcttcaCTCTCCGGATGAGGCGAATGTTCCACCATATTCCATTCAATAAGTTGACAGTTGAGCATGCCAAAACATTGCATTTGTTTTACATACCTCCAGTCTATCAAACTGCCTTTAACAATGgtgttgtttttaaactgtatttacGCTTGTTGTCATGGTTTACGTTTATCAAAATTTTCAGTTATCGTTAAAGTAGGACAACTACACTTTGATGGGCGGCAACGAGAAGCTAACCCATATCTAAAACTTTAACGCGGGTATTAATGATAATCGACGTTGCTTTGTGGGTTATATGTGTGCCGAATTAACCATGAGACCATATTAACCTGTATTATTTCTATAATATGTAAATGGGCACATTAACGGAAGCACCAACAACCACAACATCTTAAAATGCAAGATTTGTTAATGGAGTTTGGTACCACCGTCTATTAGCCGTATGAAAAAGAGGACAGCTTAGCTAGCATTACACGCGAAGCTAACAATATTATTAGGTTGCTGAGGTGCTACCTAGACTATATGTAGGCACTACTATGGCTATCAGCTGCTACATTATTTGAATATGTCAGCTGTTCTTCTAAAAGACGCAAATGCTAACTGTGGTGGAAGTGTTAATCACAGCTGTTTACCATACCACAAATGCAGCTAGCAGCGAGCTAGCAGCTGTGGCCTTTTCTCTCCAATTATAATTTTAGAGTAAGCTGGATAGAAACAGCGGGCAAACCGATATACAGAGCTCTTGATACACAAGCATTTCGTTGTCCCAGATTTTGGGATGCTGGTTTTATTTACCCAAATCAGCCCTCAATAGCAAGCTAACCTCATTGATTGTGCTCTGCAGGGCAGACTCCTATTGTCATGTCTAATGTACATCACTGACACTTGCAATGGCACATCAGCCTTTACATTTGTGATCCATGATTACAGAATTTGTATAGGATGCCTCTCATTTTAAGTTTCCCCCCGCCCGATAGAGACACATGGTCGGGAGTGGTTCAGATGGAACTGAAGACTCTGACTCCTCCGCCGAGAGAGAACAAACCAACAGTTCAGAAAGTGATGGAAACATGCCCAAGAGACAGCGCCTCACCAGAGCCTCTACTCGCCTTAGCCAAAGTTCTCAGGGTTGGCCATTTTCctttaaatacaatacaaaGTTTCTACAATGCACACCATCTTCACTGTTTAGTAAACATGATGGTTTGACTCTGTTTACTTTAGATACTCCCGACTTGAAGCGAGCTGCAGACCAGGACGAATCTCCACCATTGACGCCCACAGGAAATGCCCCCTCCTCTGAGTCTGAGCTGGACATCTCCAGTCCCAATGCCTCCCACGATGAGAGCCAGGCCAAAGATCAAGCCAACAGAGACTCAGATAAGGACCTCTCTCATCGACCCAAGCGCCGCCGCTGTCACGAGACGTATAACTTCAACATGAAATGCCCTACGCCAGGATGCAATTCACTTGGTAAAACCCCTGCCCTTTTGAAAATGTATAGGTTCATCAAGGGTCTCTGACTCTTTACATGAACATTatgtatttgatttgatttgatttgatttgatttgatgtcTCTGTATTCATATACGTTACTGTCTTTTCTCAATTTGCCCAGGTCACCTTACAGGAAAACATGAACGTCATTTTGCTGTGTCAGGTTGCCCTCTTTACCACAATCTCTCTGCTGATGAATGCAAGGTGAGTATCTCAGAAAtaacttttaaatatataattaaaattACTATACGTTACTAAGACCTAGCTGCatgtgaaaaaatatttgacagtttGAGTTGCATCTTCCTCTTTATTTCAGGTGAAAGCCATCAGCCGTGAGAaacaagaggaggaggtgaagagtCAGGAAGAAAACAACTCGCGCCATGCAACTCGTCATCAGGTAGCTTCTTTTTGCAATGATTGGCATCACATCAGTTGTGTTCACTATCCCACAGGAAGAACATGAATGTTAGGACCTCACATTGTATAATTGGTTAATACAATAACAATGAAAGTTAATGTATTTCTGTCTCGATTTTCAGACACCAACATCAAAACAGAGCAAATACAAAGAGCAGGTGGCTGAGATGAGGAAGGGGCGAAACTCTGGCCTTCAGAAGGAGCAGAAGGAAAAGCACATGGTACATCATGTAACATATGACAacttcatttttatatttgtataatGGAAGTTATATTTTCTTACCTCCATTCCTCTTTCTGTTCTGGCCCAAAGGAGCATCGgcaaacacacagcaacaccAGAGAGCCTCTGCTAGAGAACATCACCAGTGAATACGATCTGGAGCTCTTCAGAAAAGCTCAGGCCCGTGCATCTGAAGATCTGGTAATGGGCTGTTTGATATCTCCCATCAGTGTCACACTTGAGATAAGATTTCATATATTAAAACAATCTTATCACGTATCTTCCCACCTGCAGGAGAAGCTGCGGATCCAAGGTCAGATCACCGAAGGCAGTAACATGATAAAGACCATCCTGTTTGGCCGCTATGAGCTGGACACCTGGTATCACTCACCCTACCCTGAGGAGTATGCACGCCTGGGTCGCCTCTATG
The nucleotide sequence above comes from Epinephelus lanceolatus isolate andai-2023 chromosome 21, ASM4190304v1, whole genome shotgun sequence. Encoded proteins:
- the kat7b gene encoding histone acetyltransferase KAT7 isoform X1; its protein translation is MPRRRQVGTNRHMVGSGSDGTEDSDSSAEREQTNSSESDGNMPKRQRLTRASTRLSQSSQDTPDLKRAADQDESPPLTPTGNAPSSESELDISSPNASHDESQAKDQANRDSDKDLSHRPKRRRCHETYNFNMKCPTPGCNSLGHLTGKHERHFAVSGCPLYHNLSADECKVKAISREKQEEEVKSQEENNSRHATRHQTPTSKQSKYKEQVAEMRKGRNSGLQKEQKEKHMEHRQTHSNTREPLLENITSEYDLELFRKAQARASEDLEKLRIQGQITEGSNMIKTILFGRYELDTWYHSPYPEEYARLGRLYVCEFCLKYMKSQTILRRHMAKCVWKHPPGDEVYRKGGISVFEVDGKKNKIYCQNLCLLAKLFLDHKTLYYDVEPFLFYVMTEADNTGCHLVGYFSKEKNSFLNYNVSCILTMPQYMRQGFGKMLIDFSYLLSKVEEKVGSPERPLSDLGLISYRSYWKEVLLRYMYNFQGKEISIKEISQETAVNPVDIVSTLQSLQMLKYWKGKHLVLKRQDLIDEWKAKEIKRGNSNKTIDPSSLKWTPPKGT
- the kat7b gene encoding histone acetyltransferase KAT7 isoform X2, producing MPRRRQRHMVGSGSDGTEDSDSSAEREQTNSSESDGNMPKRQRLTRASTRLSQSSQDTPDLKRAADQDESPPLTPTGNAPSSESELDISSPNASHDESQAKDQANRDSDKDLSHRPKRRRCHETYNFNMKCPTPGCNSLGHLTGKHERHFAVSGCPLYHNLSADECKVKAISREKQEEEVKSQEENNSRHATRHQTPTSKQSKYKEQVAEMRKGRNSGLQKEQKEKHMEHRQTHSNTREPLLENITSEYDLELFRKAQARASEDLEKLRIQGQITEGSNMIKTILFGRYELDTWYHSPYPEEYARLGRLYVCEFCLKYMKSQTILRRHMAKCVWKHPPGDEVYRKGGISVFEVDGKKNKIYCQNLCLLAKLFLDHKTLYYDVEPFLFYVMTEADNTGCHLVGYFSKEKNSFLNYNVSCILTMPQYMRQGFGKMLIDFSYLLSKVEEKVGSPERPLSDLGLISYRSYWKEVLLRYMYNFQGKEISIKEISQETAVNPVDIVSTLQSLQMLKYWKGKHLVLKRQDLIDEWKAKEIKRGNSNKTIDPSSLKWTPPKGT